From Juglans regia cultivar Chandler chromosome 9, Walnut 2.0, whole genome shotgun sequence:
TTAGAGCGGTTCATCAGTCTGCCCTCAACGTCACTGTGAAGGAGGAGGCGAGTGGCAGGCTATGAAATTACAGTTgcaaagggaagaagaagacatggaaaaaagaataaaaatgagagtttattaaaattaagtgagacggttttgcataattttttttataaaacttataattaaGACAACACCATTTCACTTACTTAAGTGAACCGATGCCGTTTTATatacgtataatatatatatataatcggaCGGTTCCACAGTTTAGGTTTGGCTTAGACTAAAACCGAACCAGCCGGCAtcaatttacttaattttataccGTCTGCCGATCAATTATCTGTCGGTTTCGATCAATTTCGGACTGCAGCGACCGATCCGCGTCAGCAACAGCCGATCCTATCGGTTTATGTAGAGCCCTAATTTGGGAGAGGGAGAATCTACTATATATGTTGTTTTACACTCTTTCATAGTCtctcatcatcaatatataataaagatcGGAGATCTATCTTTTGGGAGAGATGCTATCGCTAGAGTCCTTATCGTaaggttgaagaagttgaagcTATAGTCTGGCCAAAAATTCATTTGGAAGAAGCCCCTTGAAGTGGTCTGGTCTCTTCCCTTTATCCTCTATCCCTTGCCTTCTTTATGTCacatctcatttattttatgtcacatatcttatttttcctttttgacaCATTTTCTTTCATCAATCTTTTGTCAccttattatttctttttttctttcctctgaGACCCCTGCTTAAGATATTTTATCCCCTCCATTATTCATTAACCTTTTTTAGCCATAATTCATCCACAATCTCCTCATCTCATGtcaactaatttatatatacatatatatatacacactaacaaataattttttgaaatgccACATTAATAATGAATAGTCATAAATCATGATTAGGTCTTGTTTGGATAACGAGTTTTTCtcaattcatttaatcattataacttttctaaactatcaaacaaaatataataaataatttagcattttcaaattacaaaataaaaataatattataataatattttattcaacttttaactcccgtctcatatcatctaaactcaactcaagTCACTATTCAAACATCTCATTAGTCATCACAAAACGTCTAGTTCTACACAATTGTCGTAGCAAGGTTGATCAGTTTATAaatacactatttttttttattggcaccgagtAATTATGGAGTACACTTCGagtaattgaagaaaaaaaatctttaatccAAAGGAGACGTAGAGATTATTTGCACCTAAAACTATTTGAACGTTAGATATGGGGGCATGCCACAAGCCCAAACATTTATCAATTGAGACAATCTCTAGGAAGTTATAAATACACTATTTATTGtggttataaaaataattaagatataaATGAGTCGATACAGACATTCACATCAAGTTTAGTGTATTATTGATATATTCAATGTACTAATAAATGAGAGTGGGTGTCGATATTCTGTAAGGTCCAAGTAGATGAGCAATGCAGAAAGTGACATATAAGAATGGGCCGGAGGTTGGCTGTTGGGCAGCGGAGATTATTGGAGTTTAGAATTCTCAGTGAAGCTGTAATAATGCCAGCTCTTAAACATATCCGCCATAAAACAATAACATTAACATGggttaaacaaaattttaataatttttttttttgctgatgTCATTTTTTTGTGGAGTTTTGTTACTGGAGTCATTTGAAACTTACCGCTCAAATGATCCTCTACTacttttgtatttgtatttttttaataaactatgGCACCACACGGTAGTGCCACATCAAGAAAGTCATCTGAACTAAACAGTAAATTTCAGAtgaccaaatagtatttttttttttttttttgtgttttgattgcccgaataaaaatttaatcccattagtcatttaattttttataataataaaatactatattttttattatttgtttattttttatccaattttttcaatGGTCATATGGTGTAGATTTACGGATCATGTCTTGTAAATATAATGATTGTATCCTCTTTATAGGTCTTCCAAGGAGTGCAAAGTACGGGATAGCCGTGGGTGTTGGTGTGCCCGGAGTATTGTGTGTGATTGGGCTCATGGGTTACCTATCTGGGCTTGTGAGGGCATATAATCGAAGTAGACGCCCCTCTAACACAGAAATCTCCAACTCAATTAATCCGCATCGAATCGTTTTTGCAACCGGACTTGATGGGCCCACAATAGAATCATATCCCAAGACTTTGCTCGGTGAGAGCCGGCGATTACCAAAGCCCAATGACAACACATGCCCCATATGCCTGTCGGAGTACCTGCCCAAGGAAGAACTAAGAACTATACCGGAGTGCAATCACTATTTCCATGTTAATTGCATAGATGCTTGGCTAAAAATGAACGCAACCTGCCCTATTTGCCGGAAGTCGCCCGATCATACGTCGGCTCTAATTACCCCTTCGTCGTCGTCTTTGTCCTCGTCGTATTTATTAGAAGTATGAAACTGTTTATCATGTTGTCattgtatataatttgtttaagtTAAGGGATTGATTGCTTTGCTTCATTGAGTTATAAAAAGGTGGTTGTTTATATTTGTTTGATGAATAAATATGTCGGTTTTTTAAATGACAGAACAAGTAGGAGACAGTACGGCATCGATcgtttaaataaatagaatcatGGACTTTTGATTGTCTCCAATTTGGGTGTGTTGAAGTAGCTAGAATTCTTGTCTTATGAAAGTGTAATTATATAATTAGCCTTGGTTCCCATTACTCCATACACAAGGCTAGCATTCATTGCAActttattaagaatataatataaataaatattttggtattgAACTTACTCATTGAAGTGGAGTATGTCCCATACCGCCTGAGagaaagtattaaaaatataatataaataattaattgtcattttttaattttcagagTCAATATATAGTGCATGGCTCACTTTTTCTCTGTTACATAAAGCTCCAACTCCATCATGTGATGAAAagctagaaaaaaaaacactcaaaaattttttttttaacctagctataatatattttaatatatataaagacccttaaacattcaaacatttttttaatctttttatattttagggaAAATCTGGCCGATTTACTGGCCGAATACGAGAGAAGGACGGGGAAACACAAAGATGCCTTGATAAGAGATCCAGAATGCAACCACTTCTTCCATGCATGCTCACTGCATGGATTCAATTAGGCTCGCATGCATTGAACGCCATGCAGTGTCCTCTGTGTTTTATCGTGGAGGCCGTGTGATCGGTAAATTTTTTGTTGCCGAGATTTGAGAATGTCAAGGGTTAAATATTACGTACATATATAGTTAGTATGTACATCCTCATTCTTCAAGTTTCAAGTCTTATTGGGTTTTGTTTAAATGCCCTAAAATTCCATCAATTTGGCAACAATGATATaaagtatgaaaaattatattctcaagccGGTGTGTAAATCAGCACGTATAGTAAAgtattggattttaaaaataaattttaaaatttatattttacaagttaaatcttaccatttaaattatgtggataATATGCTCTACGTACTAATttgataacaaaataaataagcaaCAGGTAACAAATAATTGACTAATTGGggtttatattttctattttccctATCCTTTAAATAAAAAGGCCGATAgatttttcttattgtttttatttattttttgaagaaagtAGGTGCACATgcatgaattttaattttgacgAAGCTCGTAATTAATAGGTATAAAGCATGCGTGATCCAGTGATAGTAACAAACCCATGTCATGAAAATCATGATCTTTCCGCGACGGAAATCCTTACTCTATGGACAACAAAAAGATCGATGCATGCAAGCTAGAATATGTACGCCTATATAAATCACTTATCCCTCACAACATTCATCAAAATTACCAAAGCAACTTGGTTCAAAATATTATCACCTATAACATTTTAAAAGTCCAGTCCAAACCATGAGTCATTATCAGCTAGCTTGCTTCCTAGCCATTGTTCTCTTACTGGTTTCAGGGTCATCCATGGCTGCACCCTCATGCCAAAACATTCTACGTGAAATGCGCCCTTGCGTTCCTTACCTGAGGAGACATCATCATCAGCCATCCCATGCTTGCTGTAATGGTGTCAGGTACGTCGGCAGGTACTTCAACAGCAACCGAGATCGGAGGGCTGCATGTGAGTGCTTCACGACCTCATCAGCATTATCATTATTCGGGCGGGTCCAGACTTCGGTCATCACTTCTCTCCACAGGAGCTGTGATGTCTCCATAAGAATGCCGCACGCCTCTCGTGGCCGCCTTGAATGTTCCAGGTAATTCTTTCGAGTcgtgttcatatatatatatatatatatattagagagaAGTGTTATGTgatactataaatataaatttacaaactgatgaCATGAGTTTATATGATACATacgatctattttataataaatataattttataatctaatatatcacattaagtTACGTTAAATTTGTagactaattatttttatgagatctttttgtgataaaaatattttttaatattaaattttattttttataaatcggtgagtaaatatattatttgttataaaatCGGTTGTAATAATTTAAATGGCAATATTTCTGTTTAAAGATCAGGAAAATAAGTTCATATTTTGACATCTGATCATATGCAGGTTTTGATGAGAGAAGAGAAGTGCGGCCATTGAATAAACTGATCTGGCTCGAGTTCAGCAAGATGGGCCTCTATGTCTCTGttcttaaaataagataaagagTATGAAATGTAAAAGCGACgccgttatgttatgttatatctGTTATGCACGAATCAAGGATTCGGTTGAATAATATTGACTGCATGCAACTTGCTGTCCAGTACTCCTTGTTTTGCTTTCCCATATTTGCCAAATGCGACCCTTATCATCTAAAATCACCTTGTTCATTCGGCTTTgagtaagagaaataatatttataattaaagagtTATAAGCGTCACgtctttttttaaatagataaatctataattcatatgaaaaattattttttttaatagtgaatctaattttttcaaaagaagtgttAGACTTACACACTTtataactgtatctaatattattttttgagtaatattaaatacaattttaagatataCAAGTCTTGCGCATTTTCTTTAGAAATAAGTGAaatccatcattaaaaaataatttttttatatagacattatatttattcatttttttcaaatgaaatgtatgaaggTTGCACATCCTAacattgcaaatatcatttcactttgattttatatacatatatgagggagtttttcattcaaaagtgaaaaataaaccacgaaaaaaatgtactttaaattttaattactatttCCAAATTAAATGATTGAGacgtatttaatttataagatccacattattgatatgatatgatttaatttgtaaaataaaattttaacacaTCAATATTGTAAATAGTGTATCATATACACtagcttataaataaaatataagttacTATTACATCTacaaatgaattacataaaaataattttacaaattaatattatttcatttgatatattagatatattttataataaaagtaactttacaacttaacgaatcacataaaattatgtcagtttgtgagatttcttttatataatcattttgtacctaaaatatttcttaaaatataaatagaagcgttataaatacaaatagattttataaaaatgaactcataaaatgaaatagttttatgtgatctattaaatttattttataataaaaataattttataatctaacgtatcaaaATAcgtcaaattaatttataaatttatttttatataattattttatctaaagtatttctcaaacgTAAAACTACTCCAGATTATAGTCAGCAGAAGGTCGCGAATCGACTTGCTGGTCGAGTATTGGGTCGGGATGGTGCGGACGTGTCAGCTACGATTGGGCTTGAAGCGTAGACTGGGCCGTGCTGGAGCGGGCTCGAATGAAATGGGCCGATCTGGACTCGGCTTGACGGATCAGGGTAAATACGATCAGGTCCAAATTCCTCGTGGTAACTCTTTTCCGAAACTCTTCTGGGGTTCTTGGACTGTGTCCCTAAAACTCTTTTAGCTTCCTCTTCTGCCGGAGGTGGTTTCGTAAAGGTGAGCTCTCCTCCAAATCTTCCAATCTGCAGTAGTCTGTGCTCTTGAATTTCGGATTCGAACTCAAAGATTCAGTATTTGATTCGTGTTTCAAAGCATTTATTTGGCTTAGAATGGATATTGGATCGTTACTGTGATTAAGATTATGAACGAGTTTAGTGGCTTTGAATTGATTTCACGTTTGTGTTTTTGGAAGTAAACTTTGTAGACAATCGTTGTTATTTAGTTTGTAGGTTAAATTTTAGCTATGCTAACCAGTCGATGCtgttagggttttgctagggtttaAGAATTTTGATCCGTCTTCTCGTTGTAATATTCTAATCTCGTTGTTAGACATTCTCCTCTGCTTTATTAAAAACCGAACATTTTTAGTGTTGACGTTTTGCTGGGGGTTTAAAGTATTTTGATCTGTCCCCGTCCAATCATTGTAGACTTATTCTCTCGAGCTTAATAGCCGGAtacaatgtaattttttatgcgTTCTTTAATGTTTTATCAAATTGAGtctatttcctttttctcatgATATTCTCAGACGATTAGTAttgacatttactttcagaatatcACCAATGGCTTATATGCGTAGTCTCTCTACAAGAGCGACACTTATTGCACGAAGATGCCAGCCAtctttttgttatgttttcCATGATGACGATCGAAGACGATGCAAGATTGACGATGATTTTTCTTACCAAAGACCTGATAATTTTTCCCTGATGAGGTCATTTGGAAGTAGCAGCTTCAACAAGTCAGGGGGTTTAGGTGGCTTTCTCCCAGATAGAGGATGCTCCCACATGTTTCTTCAGCCGAGCTTCGGCCCCACATTTTGCAGGTATATGTCAACTACAGTTGGTGATGGGTCagacaaaattgaaataatcAGTGATGTCCCTGGGGTTTTCACGGATACAACCATACAAGCTGTGGTTTCCCAGGTTCCAGCAGTGAACGAAGTTGCCATCGCTGCTGCTGATTCTTTCTTGCCTATCCAGGTCCTGCAGTACTTTATAGATGGTGTACATTCATTTACCGGCTTGAACTGGTGAGGACCCATTTGTAATTTTCTgttctttgcttttcttttttcttgttttaaattttagaatgaCATATTTTGTAGCATTATGGTGACTGCTAGTGGATGCTCAGATATCAGATATTTTGGAACGTTGTTTGCTTTTAAGAAAATGCTTCAAGAATTAtcaccgataaaaaaaaaatgcttcaaGAATTATCGACTGTTAAAAAAGAGATGATGCGCTGAGAACCAGAAATGAATGAATCACCATGAAATACCTTAAATTCTGACACTCAAAGACAGAAATTTTTACCTATTAATTCTTTAGTTTCAAGACTCCAAATTTAGTAAGGCGCATGCAAGGAGATGGTGGGTGAGCTTAGAACCATATCGCCAAATAAAATCTATGCCTGGATATCAACAAAGAGTAGTCCGGGATTTCTTAAAAAACCTCTTTAAGTCAAGAATGTTGAAATGGAATGTAacgtttcctttcttttttcttgtttggtgcTTTCTCATGTGTACTATAGGTGTGCTAGGGTTGCACTCATTTGCGCTTTATGATGAAATTGACTTATCCAAAAAACTCCTCTTGAGATGATGAGTTAAACACTCTCCAAAG
This genomic window contains:
- the LOC108993793 gene encoding non-specific lipid-transfer protein-like, with product MSHYQLACFLAIVLLLVSGSSMAAPSCQNILREMRPCVPYLRRHHHQPSHACCNGVRYVGRYFNSNRDRRAACECFTTSSALSLFGRVQTSVITSLHRSCDVSIRMPHASRGRLECSRF